A window from Drosophila miranda strain MSH22 chromosome Y unlocalized genomic scaffold, D.miranda_PacBio2.1 Contig_Y2_pilon, whole genome shotgun sequence encodes these proteins:
- the LOC117192759 gene encoding heterogeneous nuclear ribonucleoprotein U-like protein 2 isoform X1 translates to MDVAKLDKMKVVDLRNELQTRGLDTKGVKAVLIERLRAHVDGGGAGDGDGAPVTTSRCQRRTRSMSRSPSPVAAAPVATEPELETLEEEDQAGEPAAAAEKPQSESDIEADTVESEAANDEEKPQAREPEANDEAETEEADEATTVIGQEADEPMEQPLQAEQAVSEEAAEVPAEKAEPATNGDSQKMDVDEEETPAAPKAEEAQEKSEDQPHERRKRSHSRSRSRSGSRSPKHRNSGGEKREPKPAAEERTVPEDEPTIEENKVGLSWLDSDLHLRIDPSTFASAKPLTSEIYSLIWSGARANYGVRDGKVCFEVRLAEESQPENSHHFRDEPHVRGFRVGFSKPTTSLLLGEAEHSFGYCETGRKANEGEFVDYGKPYQLDDVIGCYLDLESEPCTIKYTLNGEDLGVAFEFEKGILGEKEALFPHIVTKGYEYTVNLSDGEQLLVNAERPTRKRRKHRKEEDKDDDKHDNDGEKWKVLDEATADDDEVEKKDDDAKTSSEKADEEDSDKREKSEEEEKPAPKVETEAEEEAKITTEDVEKKPEATETVETAEPSSTEASGETEAVSNGDANAEKASEEAPSEEQKSSTANDEEDDDGPSPNKRIKTDEDSEKTETAKEKEEDKSQSRDDEYEEVVPEPRDTVALLSDYVLIGLVAVEQLIAGPQRAGSRKACEVILLVGLPGAGKTHWTHKQVADNADKRYEVIGPDSIIAKMTIDGASRKTVHMGRWDKVLEICLNSLGALEDIAMKRRRNFILDQTNAYASAQRRKMKGFNDFKRIAVVCIPGEDELKRRIAEKEEKGNAFTVKESTINNLRANFTLPSLEFGWFDDIIYTELSGDEAKSEVKKYNEKGKKAIDADRSRDKRSRGGRDNYRRDERNRNRYNDDRRREYGGQRHESRWNDSRRGGGGGGGYSSNSGGGGGGSRGYDNRRTSYGGGGGGGGGGGQQNWMQNNRRSGYDDRGYGGGGGGGGGAGGGSRGYDNRNRGYTGGSGGGGGGGGGGGQQNWMQNNRRSGYDDRVYGSSRDYRDRDRGNDRSRIGSTDRNRGSSQSSYRSGGGTHQQRDFRPGHRDTKEDSRGGYERSAAQSGNNSAGRGVGGGGGVYDQYKQQTSGTAGGGKSSLSGKWSTYTQQQQQPHQTGVWQQQQQQPSQQYPQQQQQQTAGQQPYWGYNQMQAGYGNQQQQAWQGADPQQQQQWMSWWQQQAQGSGGAAVGNASGGASGSVGGVAGNNDGANHYWSQYSYSTQSNSGADKK, encoded by the exons ATGGATGTGGCTAAGCTGGATAAAATGAAGGTGGTGGACTTGCGCAACGAGCTACAAACGCGCGGTCTGGACACCAAAGGAGTCAAAGCCGTGCTCATTGAGCGCCTCCGGGCACATGTCGATGGTGGCGGAGCCGGCGACGGAG ATGGCGCACCAGTCACAACAAGCCGATGTCAGCGTCGCACGCGCTCAATGTcccgctctccctctcccgttgcAGCTGCACCCGTCGCCACAGAGCCAGAGCTCGAGACCCTGGAAGAGGAAGACCAGGCAGGAGAACCAGCCGCAGCCGCCGAGAAGCCGCAGTCAGAGTCGGATATCGAGGCGGACACAGTCGAGTCCGAAGCTGCCAATGATGAGGAGAAGCCACAAGCCAGAGAACCTGAGGCAAACGacgaggcagagacagaggaaGCCGATGAAGCCACTACCGTAATAGGCCAAGAAGCAGACGAGCCGATGGAGCAGCCGCTCCAAGCAGAGCAGGCTGTCTCAGAGGAGGCCGCAGAGGTCCCAGCTGAGAAGGCTGAGCCGGCGACAAACGGCGACAGCCAGAAAATGGACGTCGATGAGGAGGAGACGCCTGCTGCCCCCAAGGCGGAAGAAGCACAGGAAAAGTCTGAGGACCAGCCTCATGAGCGTCGCAAACGCTCGCACAGTCGGTCGCGCTCCCGCAGTGGCTCCCGCTCGCCCAAGCATCGCAACAGCGGCGGAGAGAAGCGCGAGCCCAAGCCAGCTGCCGAGGAGCGCACGGTGCCAGAGGATGAGCCCACGATCGAGGAGAATAAAGTGGGACTAAGCTGGC TGGACTCCGATTTGCATCTTCGCATCGATCCGTCCACATTTGCTTCGGCCAAGCCCCTGACATCTGAGATTTATTCCCTGATTTGGTCTGGAGCTCGCGCCAACTACGGAGTGCGCGATGGTAAGGTCTGCTTTGAGGTGCGCCTCGCTGAGGAATCGCAGCCGGAAAATTCGCATCATTTCCGGGATGAGCCGCATGTGCGCGGCTTTCGCGTTGGCTTCTCGAAGCCGACGACTTCGCTGCTCTTAGGCGAAGCCGAACATTCCTTTGGCTACTGCGAGACCGGACGCAAGGCCAATGAGGGTGAGTTCGTAGACTATGGCAAGCCCTACCAGCTGGACGACGTCATTGGATGCTATCTGGATCTGGAGAGCGAGCCGTGCACCATCAAGTATACCCTCAATGGAGAGGATCTGGGGGTGGCATTTGAGTTCGAGAAGGGCATCCTGGGCGAGAAGGAGGCCCTCTTTCCGCATATTGTGACCAAGGGCTACGAGTACACGGTCAACCTCTCGGATGGCGAGCAGCTGCTGGTGAACGCTGAGAGGCCAACGCGCAAGCGCCGCAAGCATCGCAAGGAAGAGGATAAGGACGACGACAAACATGATAACGATGGCGAAAAGTGGAAGGTTCTGGACGAGGCCACCGCCGACGACGATGAGGTCGAGAAAAAGGATGATGATGCGAAGACATCTTCGGAAAAGGCCGATGAGGAGGATTCTGATAAACGAGAGAAATCCGAAGAGGAAGAAAAACCGGCACCAAAGGTGGAGACAGAAGCAGAGGAAGAGGCAAAGATCACAACAGAAGATGTTGAAAAGAAGCCAGAAGCTACTGAAACTGTGGAAACAG CTGAGCCATCATCTACTGAAGCCTCTGGGGAGACAGAAGCAGTTTCGAATGGCGATGCCAACGCTGAGAAGGCAAGTGAGGAGGCACCATCAGAGGAACAGAAATCCTCGACCGCCAATGATGAAGAGGACGACGATGGACCCTCGCCCAACAAGCGCATCAAGACCGACGAAGACTCCGAAAAGACGGAGACTGCGAAGGAAAAGGAAGAGGATAAGTCACAGTCGCGTGATGATGAGTACGAGGAAGTGGTTCCCGAACCCAGAGATACAGTCGCTCTGCTGTCGGACTACGTGCTGATTGGCCTGGTGGCTGTGGAGCAACTGATTGCCGGACCACAACGCGCCGGTTCGCGCAAGGCGTGCGAGGTCATTCTTCTAGTGGGTCTGCCCGGTGCCGGCAAAACCCACTGGACCCACAAGCAGGTGGCAGATAACGCTGACAAGCGGTACGAGGTCATTGGACCCGATTCAATCATAGCCAAGATGACG ATCGATGGCGCCTCTCGCAAGACGGTGCACATGGGCCGTTGGGATAAGGTGCTGGAGATATGCTTGAATAGCTTGGGAGCCCTAGAAGATATCGCCATGAAGCGGCGTCGCAATTTCATCCTCGATCAG ACGAATGCCTATGCCTCGGCCCAGCGACGTAAAATGAAGGGTTTCAACGACTTCAAGCGCATTGCGGTCGTTTGCATACCCGGCGAAGATGAGTTGAAACGTCGGATCGCCGAAAAAGAGGAAAAGGGAAATGCTTTTACAGTTAAAGAATCAACAATAAATAACTTACGAG CTAACTTCACTCTGCCCTCGCTGGAGTTTGGCTGGTTCGATGACATAATCTACACGGAGCTGAGCGGCGACGAGGCCAAGAGCGAGGTCAAGAAGTACAACGAGAAGGGAAAGAAGGCTATCGATGCGGACAGGTCCAGGGACAAGCGATCTCGGGGCGGCCGCGACAATTACCGACGTGACGAGCGCAACCGCAATCGCTACAACGATGATCGTCGCCGGGAATATGGCGGACAGCGACACGAAAGCCGATGGAATGACTCGAGGcgcggtggcggtggtggcggAGGTTACTCCAGCAacagtggcggtggcggcggggGCAGCCGTGGCTATGACAATCGCCGGACCAGCTATGGAGGTGGCGGCGGAGGCGGGGGCGGTGGTGGCCAACAGAACTGGATGCAGAACAATCGCAGGAGCGGCTACGACGACCGTGGCTATGgaggtggcggcggcggcggcggtggtgccGGAGGCGGCAGTCGTGGCTATGACAACCGTAATCGTGGGTACACTGGCGGCAGCGGAGGTGGCGGcggaggaggcggaggcggcggCCAGCAAAACTGGATGCAGAACAACCGCCGAAGCGGGTACGATGATCGTGTATACGGTAGCTCGCGAGACTATCGCGATCGAGATCGCGGCAATGATCGCAGCCGAATAGGCAGTACGGATCGGAATCGCGGAAGCAGCCAGAGTAGCTACCGCTCCGGAGGAGGCACTCATCAACAACGGGATTTTCGGCCTGGCCACCGCGACACCAAAGAAGATAGTCGCGGTGGCTATGAGCGGTCAGCTGCCCAATCTGGCAACAATTCGGCCGGAAGAGGCGTAGGAGGAGGTGGCGGTGTGTACGATCAGTACAAGCAGCAAACGAGTGGGACAGCCGGCGGCGGCAAG TCCTCTCTAAGCGGCAAGTGGAGCACCTATacccagcagcaacagcagccgcatcaGACAGGAGtctggcagcagcaacagcagcagccgtcACAACAGtacccacagcagcagcagcaacagaccGCCGGCCAGCAACCATATTGGGGATATAATCAGATGCAGG CTGGTTATggaaaccagcagcagcaagcatGGCAGGGTGCCGatccacagcaacaacaacagtggATGTCCTGGTGGCAG CAACAGGCACAGGGCTCTGGCGGAGCAGCGGTCGGTAATGCCAGTGGAGGCGCGAGCGGCAGTGTAGGAGGCGTCGCTGGCAATAATGATGGCGCCAATCATTATTGGTCTCAATATTCATACTCCACACAGTCCAATTCTGGCGCCGACAAGAAGTAG
- the LOC117192759 gene encoding heterogeneous nuclear ribonucleoprotein U-like isoform X2: MDVAKLDKMKVVDLRNELQTRGLDTKGVKAVLIERLRAHVDGGGAGDGAAPVATEPELETLEEEDQAGEPAAAAEKPQSESDIEADTVESEAANDEEKPQAREPEANDEAETEEADEATTVIGQEADEPMEQPLQAEQAVSEEAAEVPAEKAEPATNGDSQKMDVDEEETPAAPKAEEAQEKSEDQPHERRKRSHSRSRSRSGSRSPKHRNSGGEKREPKPAAEERTVPEDEPTIEENKVGLSWLDSDLHLRIDPSTFASAKPLTSEIYSLIWSGARANYGVRDGKVCFEVRLAEESQPENSHHFRDEPHVRGFRVGFSKPTTSLLLGEAEHSFGYCETGRKANEGEFVDYGKPYQLDDVIGCYLDLESEPCTIKYTLNGEDLGVAFEFEKGILGEKEALFPHIVTKGYEYTVNLSDGEQLLVNAERPTRKRRKHRKEEDKDDDKHDNDGEKWKVLDEATADDDEVEKKDDDAKTSSEKADEEDSDKREKSEEEEKPAPKVETEAEEEAKITTEDVEKKPEATETVETAEPSSTEASGETEAVSNGDANAEKASEEAPSEEQKSSTANDEEDDDGPSPNKRIKTDEDSEKTETAKEKEEDKSQSRDDEYEEVVPEPRDTVALLSDYVLIGLVAVEQLIAGPQRAGSRKACEVILLVGLPGAGKTHWTHKQVADNADKRYEVIGPDSIIAKMTIDGASRKTVHMGRWDKVLEICLNSLGALEDIAMKRRRNFILDQTNAYASAQRRKMKGFNDFKRIAVVCIPGEDELKRRIAEKEEKGNAFTVKESTINNLRANFTLPSLEFGWFDDIIYTELSGDEAKSEVKKYNEKGKKAIDADRSRDKRSRGGRDNYRRDERNRNRYNDDRRREYGGQRHESRWNDSRRGGGGGGGYSSNSGGGGGGSRGYDNRRTSYGGGGGGGGGGGQQNWMQNNRRSGYDDRGYGGGGGGGGGAGGGSRGYDNRNRGYTGGSGGGGGGGGGGGQQNWMQNNRRSGYDDRVYGSSRDYRDRDRGNDRSRIGSTDRNRGSSQSSYRSGGGTHQQRDFRPGHRDTKEDSRGGYERSAAQSGNNSAGRGVGGGGGVYDQYKQQTSGTAGGGKSSLSGKWSTYTQQQQQPHQTGVWQQQQQQPSQQYPQQQQQQTAGQQPYWGYNQMQAGYGNQQQQAWQGADPQQQQQWMSWWQQQAQGSGGAAVGNASGGASGSVGGVAGNNDGANHYWSQYSYSTQSNSGADKK; this comes from the exons ATGGATGTGGCTAAGCTGGATAAAATGAAGGTGGTGGACTTGCGCAACGAGCTACAAACGCGCGGTCTGGACACCAAAGGAGTCAAAGCCGTGCTCATTGAGCGCCTCCGGGCACATGTCGATGGTGGCGGAGCCGGCGACGGAG CTGCACCCGTCGCCACAGAGCCAGAGCTCGAGACCCTGGAAGAGGAAGACCAGGCAGGAGAACCAGCCGCAGCCGCCGAGAAGCCGCAGTCAGAGTCGGATATCGAGGCGGACACAGTCGAGTCCGAAGCTGCCAATGATGAGGAGAAGCCACAAGCCAGAGAACCTGAGGCAAACGacgaggcagagacagaggaaGCCGATGAAGCCACTACCGTAATAGGCCAAGAAGCAGACGAGCCGATGGAGCAGCCGCTCCAAGCAGAGCAGGCTGTCTCAGAGGAGGCCGCAGAGGTCCCAGCTGAGAAGGCTGAGCCGGCGACAAACGGCGACAGCCAGAAAATGGACGTCGATGAGGAGGAGACGCCTGCTGCCCCCAAGGCGGAAGAAGCACAGGAAAAGTCTGAGGACCAGCCTCATGAGCGTCGCAAACGCTCGCACAGTCGGTCGCGCTCCCGCAGTGGCTCCCGCTCGCCCAAGCATCGCAACAGCGGCGGAGAGAAGCGCGAGCCCAAGCCAGCTGCCGAGGAGCGCACGGTGCCAGAGGATGAGCCCACGATCGAGGAGAATAAAGTGGGACTAAGCTGGC TGGACTCCGATTTGCATCTTCGCATCGATCCGTCCACATTTGCTTCGGCCAAGCCCCTGACATCTGAGATTTATTCCCTGATTTGGTCTGGAGCTCGCGCCAACTACGGAGTGCGCGATGGTAAGGTCTGCTTTGAGGTGCGCCTCGCTGAGGAATCGCAGCCGGAAAATTCGCATCATTTCCGGGATGAGCCGCATGTGCGCGGCTTTCGCGTTGGCTTCTCGAAGCCGACGACTTCGCTGCTCTTAGGCGAAGCCGAACATTCCTTTGGCTACTGCGAGACCGGACGCAAGGCCAATGAGGGTGAGTTCGTAGACTATGGCAAGCCCTACCAGCTGGACGACGTCATTGGATGCTATCTGGATCTGGAGAGCGAGCCGTGCACCATCAAGTATACCCTCAATGGAGAGGATCTGGGGGTGGCATTTGAGTTCGAGAAGGGCATCCTGGGCGAGAAGGAGGCCCTCTTTCCGCATATTGTGACCAAGGGCTACGAGTACACGGTCAACCTCTCGGATGGCGAGCAGCTGCTGGTGAACGCTGAGAGGCCAACGCGCAAGCGCCGCAAGCATCGCAAGGAAGAGGATAAGGACGACGACAAACATGATAACGATGGCGAAAAGTGGAAGGTTCTGGACGAGGCCACCGCCGACGACGATGAGGTCGAGAAAAAGGATGATGATGCGAAGACATCTTCGGAAAAGGCCGATGAGGAGGATTCTGATAAACGAGAGAAATCCGAAGAGGAAGAAAAACCGGCACCAAAGGTGGAGACAGAAGCAGAGGAAGAGGCAAAGATCACAACAGAAGATGTTGAAAAGAAGCCAGAAGCTACTGAAACTGTGGAAACAG CTGAGCCATCATCTACTGAAGCCTCTGGGGAGACAGAAGCAGTTTCGAATGGCGATGCCAACGCTGAGAAGGCAAGTGAGGAGGCACCATCAGAGGAACAGAAATCCTCGACCGCCAATGATGAAGAGGACGACGATGGACCCTCGCCCAACAAGCGCATCAAGACCGACGAAGACTCCGAAAAGACGGAGACTGCGAAGGAAAAGGAAGAGGATAAGTCACAGTCGCGTGATGATGAGTACGAGGAAGTGGTTCCCGAACCCAGAGATACAGTCGCTCTGCTGTCGGACTACGTGCTGATTGGCCTGGTGGCTGTGGAGCAACTGATTGCCGGACCACAACGCGCCGGTTCGCGCAAGGCGTGCGAGGTCATTCTTCTAGTGGGTCTGCCCGGTGCCGGCAAAACCCACTGGACCCACAAGCAGGTGGCAGATAACGCTGACAAGCGGTACGAGGTCATTGGACCCGATTCAATCATAGCCAAGATGACG ATCGATGGCGCCTCTCGCAAGACGGTGCACATGGGCCGTTGGGATAAGGTGCTGGAGATATGCTTGAATAGCTTGGGAGCCCTAGAAGATATCGCCATGAAGCGGCGTCGCAATTTCATCCTCGATCAG ACGAATGCCTATGCCTCGGCCCAGCGACGTAAAATGAAGGGTTTCAACGACTTCAAGCGCATTGCGGTCGTTTGCATACCCGGCGAAGATGAGTTGAAACGTCGGATCGCCGAAAAAGAGGAAAAGGGAAATGCTTTTACAGTTAAAGAATCAACAATAAATAACTTACGAG CTAACTTCACTCTGCCCTCGCTGGAGTTTGGCTGGTTCGATGACATAATCTACACGGAGCTGAGCGGCGACGAGGCCAAGAGCGAGGTCAAGAAGTACAACGAGAAGGGAAAGAAGGCTATCGATGCGGACAGGTCCAGGGACAAGCGATCTCGGGGCGGCCGCGACAATTACCGACGTGACGAGCGCAACCGCAATCGCTACAACGATGATCGTCGCCGGGAATATGGCGGACAGCGACACGAAAGCCGATGGAATGACTCGAGGcgcggtggcggtggtggcggAGGTTACTCCAGCAacagtggcggtggcggcggggGCAGCCGTGGCTATGACAATCGCCGGACCAGCTATGGAGGTGGCGGCGGAGGCGGGGGCGGTGGTGGCCAACAGAACTGGATGCAGAACAATCGCAGGAGCGGCTACGACGACCGTGGCTATGgaggtggcggcggcggcggcggtggtgccGGAGGCGGCAGTCGTGGCTATGACAACCGTAATCGTGGGTACACTGGCGGCAGCGGAGGTGGCGGcggaggaggcggaggcggcggCCAGCAAAACTGGATGCAGAACAACCGCCGAAGCGGGTACGATGATCGTGTATACGGTAGCTCGCGAGACTATCGCGATCGAGATCGCGGCAATGATCGCAGCCGAATAGGCAGTACGGATCGGAATCGCGGAAGCAGCCAGAGTAGCTACCGCTCCGGAGGAGGCACTCATCAACAACGGGATTTTCGGCCTGGCCACCGCGACACCAAAGAAGATAGTCGCGGTGGCTATGAGCGGTCAGCTGCCCAATCTGGCAACAATTCGGCCGGAAGAGGCGTAGGAGGAGGTGGCGGTGTGTACGATCAGTACAAGCAGCAAACGAGTGGGACAGCCGGCGGCGGCAAG TCCTCTCTAAGCGGCAAGTGGAGCACCTATacccagcagcaacagcagccgcatcaGACAGGAGtctggcagcagcaacagcagcagccgtcACAACAGtacccacagcagcagcagcaacagaccGCCGGCCAGCAACCATATTGGGGATATAATCAGATGCAGG CTGGTTATggaaaccagcagcagcaagcatGGCAGGGTGCCGatccacagcaacaacaacagtggATGTCCTGGTGGCAG CAACAGGCACAGGGCTCTGGCGGAGCAGCGGTCGGTAATGCCAGTGGAGGCGCGAGCGGCAGTGTAGGAGGCGTCGCTGGCAATAATGATGGCGCCAATCATTATTGGTCTCAATATTCATACTCCACACAGTCCAATTCTGGCGCCGACAAGAAGTAG
- the LOC117192613 gene encoding 1,4-alpha-glucan-branching enzyme-like gives MGDAMNVKVKDIETLFSTDGYLRPFEREIRRRHGVLQEWLEKIVQGDGGMDHFTQGYRYYGLHFQPDNSVIAREWAPGAKNVYLAGDFNNWHWESHPFKKLEFGKWELHLPPNADGSPQIKHQGEIKIIIRNHSDHLLDRLSPWAKYVVQPPKEANQGVNYKQYVWQPPESERYQRQHSRPARPKSLRIYECHVGIASQEPRVGTYDEFVDRIVLRIKRQGYNCIQVMAIMEHAYYASFGYQVTSFYAASNRCGNPEQLKRMIDVAHSHGLYVLLDVVHSHASKNVQDGLNQFDGTNSCFFHDGAPGEHSLWDSRLFNYVEYEVLRFLLSNLRWWHDEYNFDGYRFDGVTSMLYHSRGIGEGFSGDYNDYFGLNVDTDALNYLGLANHMLHTLDPEVITIAEDVSGMPTLCRPVSEGGIGFDYRLGMAIPDKWIELLKEQSADQGSMGDVVHTLTNRRWMENTVAYAESHDQALVGDKTIAFWLMDKEMYTDMSTQSDSTLVIDRGLALHKMIRLITHVLGGEAYLNIMGNEFGHPEWLDFPRVGNNDSYHYARRQWNLVDDNMLKYKYLNEFDRAMNEAEQRYGWLHSGPAYVSWKHEGDTIIAFERAGLVFVFNFHIHQSFTGYRVGTNWAGTYQAVLSSDDPRFGGHSRIDGNVKHRSDPEGYAGRSNFIEVYSPSRTAVVYARVSD, from the exons ATGGGTGACGCCATGAATGTTAAGGTTAAGGACATCGAGACACTATTTTCAACGGATGGCTACTTGAGGcctttcgagcgtgagattcgACGACG ACATGGCGTGCTCCAGGAGTGGCTGGAAAAGATCGTCCAAGGCGATGGCGGAATGGACCATTTCACGCAGGGATACAGATACTACGGCCTGCACTTTCAGCCGGACAACTCGGTGATTGCCCGTGAGTGGGCACCGGGGGCCAAGAATGTCTATCTGGCAGGCGACTTCA ATAACTGGCACTGGGAGTCGCATCCGTTCAAGAAACTAGAGTTTGGCAAGTGGGAACTGCACCTGCCCCCCAATGCGGACGGCAGTCCACAGATCAAGCACCAAGGCGAGATTAAGATCATCATTCGGAACCATTCTGATCACTTGCTGGACCGCCTGTCGCCGTGGGCCAAGTATGTTGTGCAGCCACCCAAGGAGGCCAACCAGGGGGTTAACTACAAGCAGTACGTGTGGCAGCCCCCAGAATCGGAGCGCTACCAGCGCCAGCATTCCCGTCCAGCCAGGCCCAAGTCCTTAAGGATTTACGAGTGCCATGTGGGCATTGCTTCGCAGGAGCCGCGCGTGGGCACCTACGACGAGTTCGTCGATCGCATTGTGCTCCGCATCAAGCGGCAGGGGTACAACTGCATCCAGGTGATGGCCATCATGGAGCACGCCTACTATGCCAGCTTTGGCTACCAGGTGACCAGCTTCTATGCCGCCTCCAACCGCTGCGGCAACCCAGAGCAGTTGAAGCGGATGATTGATGTTGCCCATTCCCACGGGCTCTACGTCCTGTTGGATGTAGTCCACTCGCATGCCTCGAAGAATGTGCAGGATGGCTTGAACCAGTTTGACGGCACCAATAGCTGCTTCTTCCACGACGGAGCCCCCGGCGAGCACTCTCTGTGGGACAGTCGTCTGTTCAACTACGTGGAGTACGAGGTGCTGCGCTTCTTGCTGTCCAACCTGCGCTGGTGGCACGACGAGTACAACTTTGATGGCTACCGCTTCGATGGCGTCACCTCAATGCTGTACCATTCGCGAGGCATTGGCGAGGGCTTCAGCGGCGACTACAATGACTACTTTGGCCTAAATGTCGACACGGATGCTCTCAACTATCTGGGGCTGGCCAATCATATGCTGCACACGCTGGACCCCGAAGTCATCACCATTGCGGAG GATGTCTCGGGAATGCCGACGCTGTGCCGTCCCGTCTCGGAGGGCGGCATTGGCTTCGACTATCGCCTGGGCATGGCTATACCGGACAAGTGGATTGAGCTGCTCAAGGAGCAGAGCGCCGACCAAGGGAGCATGGGGGACGTGGTGCACACCCTAACCAATCGCCGCTGGATGGAAAATACGGTGGCGTACGCAGAGTCGCACGACCAGGCCCTGGTCGGGGACAAGACCATAGCCTTCTGGCTGATGGACAAGGAGATGTACACGGACATGTCGACGCAGTCGGACTCCACCTTGGTTATCGATCGTGGCCTGGCGCTGCACAAGATGATACGCCTGATCACACATGTCCTCGGCGGAGAGGCCTATCTGAACATCATGGGCAATGAGTTTGGACATCCCGAGTGGCTGGACTTCCCCCGCGTGGGCAACAACGACTCGTACCACTATGCCCGTCGGCAGTGGAACCTGGTGGACGACAACATGCTGAAGTACAAATACCTCAATGAGTTCGATCGGGCCATGAACGAGGCTGAGCAGCGCTACGGGTGGCTGCATTCCGGACCCGCCTACGTCAGCTGGAAGCACGAGGGCGACACGATCATCGCCTTTGAGCGGGCCGGACTGGTCTTCGTCTTTAACTTCCATATACACCAGAGCTTTACTGGCTACCGCGTAGGCACCAACTGGGCGGGCACCTATCAGGCGGTGCTCTCCTCAGACGATCCTAGGTTTGGCGGCCACAGCCGCATCGATGGCAATGTTAAGCATCGCTCCGACCCGGAGGGATACGCTGGTCGTTCCAACTTCATTGAGGTCTACAGCCCATCACGTACGGCCGTAGTCTATGCCCGCGTCAGCGATTAA